The nucleotide sequence TGCCATATGACTCTGTACCCGGTCTCGATAATGTTCATGCGCTTGCTTTATCTTATTTTTCAATCGAGCCCTGCACTGAGTAAACGCTTCGTAATCTAAGGTTGATTTACTtgatttatactttttatgaaGGGTAGCTTTAACTTTGATATTCCGAATTATCTCCCCCGTGTACCACTCAGGATAAATGCACATGGTTCCTCCCCTCTTTTGCCTTTTTTTTGGAACACACTCATCTAttattgaataaaaagtatcgtaaaaataaattaaactcttatctaaatctaaattatACAAAGGTGTCCAGTCAACTGCAGCGATTTTTGAATATAAAAGTTGAAAGTCAGCTTTGTTAAAGTTCCATTGAGTTTCTATATCGGGGGCAGGTTCATTGTTGCATTGCGGGGTATGCCGAGCACCGCACCGCCCGCGCCGGCGCACGCTCACCGCCAGCGGCGGGTGGTGCGCGTCCACCGGCACGAGTGGCGCCGTCGCCGCACGTACGCGCACCTCCGACCCCTCCACTAATTTGTTAAAAACTAAGTCCAAACAACGACCgttacaattatttatttcattactctGAGTGAACCCACAAAATGTCACAAAGAAATCGTAATATGCACCTATACCTTTTGAGCATGAATGTAAGTTAAAGTCCCCTACCACTATCACATCGCTATACTTACTACAATATTGTTCAATTATTCTAAACAATAACATGTATTCATTGTCATTACTGTTTGGTGGTATATATACGACGCACAAAAAAAACAGAAACTTCTTACGTAAGTAAACAGTAGCACCTGCTAGTTCGAACACATGTTTGTCGATATCCACGTTATCGGGAACCGGTACTCGCCGCAGCTCGAGTCGTTGTGTGGCCACGAGACACGCGCCGCCCTGCTTGCGCCCGTCCGCTCGATCGCACCTTACAATGCTGTAACCAGGCGGTATTATTTCCGCATCATAAATGGATGGTTTAAACCTGTTTCAGTGATTGCAATTATGTCGGCGTCTAAAGACTCCACCCCCATAGAAAACTCGTCTAATTTTGTTCTTAGGCCTCTGACGTTTTGATAGTATATATCAATAGTGCAGTTATTCTTGGGTTCGATTTTTCTGGGGGCGACGAAACCAAACCCATTCGCAGAACTCGATATTTACTGGCCAGTTTTCCTGTTGAGATAAAACTTCATATTTGCTTTCCGGAACTCCTATAATAAAGGAGGCATAGTCCCTTTCCGttcgttgttttattttttccactttaacCGATACGTCAGCTCCACAAATACTTTTCACATAGTTTTCCAAGCTTTTTTCTTCTGTGTCCTTCTGCAATCGCCAAACATGTAGATACTTCTTTTTTTCCATACCTCTTATGTCATTCACGGTAGTACTTCCTCCTCTTTTCACTTCGCTGTTAGggtatctacttcttttgtgcTTTACCGTTATCCAGTCTCCATCCTCTTCTTTTCCCTGTGCCGCCTTCTGAAGTTCATTTCTCGGGTTTACTTGAGACGCGTTCGAGATCTGATTTTCCTTACTGGTACCTAAACTAGCGGGTTTCGTGGCCCCACACTGTGTTTGAgtattaatattcagattattatttttcttgGCTGCTTCCACAAATGACAGTGTTGACGTTGATGGCGATAATTGCAGTTGACTTTCTTTTAATTGTGATGCTTCATTTTCACGGACCTTTTCCGACATGGGTACCATGGGTACCGATGGCGATGACACGGGGCTTTTTATCTTACTTAGAAGCTTATTCTCTCTTTTTTGTGTAGAACTGCTTAGATTAAGACGTTTTTGTAACAGCTCATTATTTTCGAGAAGAATATTCATTTGTTTTTCTAATATATCCACTTTATTTGCTTTTTCTTGAACTACCTCCATTATTTTTCTTAATTCTTTCAATTCATTTTCTGTTGagataaatctgttttgaagcTCGGAATACTGCTTACTGATCCCATCCATTCGCGATAGTATTTCTACACAGAAatccttccttccttcctttcAAATATTTGActtaacatatacatataattaaaataatataataataattaatatataattaaaaaaaatttggttaacATATGACagattaataggtacttaaaattatTCTGGTCTATATTCTAAATGTAATTACAATATTTAGTTTTCAGTTTCCTGTTACGTATTTCTACtttgttattaaattacaataaacaCCTTGgtgtcatttattattttgctTACTCTGCTATTGAATATCCTAAAGGTTACATGACTATATTTATCTTATAGCTAAAAGTGCGGTATTGACATTTAGTATGTGCCTTACTTATAATTATTCCTATGTAACATTAGATTtatagaccaatagtgggaccggatttttgcactaaaagttttgataattctaaagatgaaaaagtgatacttatctgacatgggacatatttttaagcatatttgtaaaatatgacgaaaagttagaacgagcgttagatataaattaggtatttatatatttttagtaatgattttttaatattgaattaaagtgcaatgtttaagttccatcgtttataatatgtatgacgctttataatgtaaaattattagaaatttctttaacgtgcttcttagtcaaactacaaattagcttattattttgtcgatattgaattaaagtttaataaatccacaacaacatatctaaattcttaagttaataggcaagctaaaaaattagaagaataagatatatgctttagaattaatatgcgttttttgtcctataatatctaatattgaattagagtctgtaaaaataagtctattactataaaataatatacgcagccatattatggaaaataagaaatttcggtgtgtagcttgcattgtaatagtaaaatatatttaaaaaggcgcgaaattcatacatacgccgcgctggtccgtcagtgtcgccggcgcggcgcccgagaccctatcatagcctacctatacctcgcccctcgcctcgccccacctgccgctcacagcactgtctgtcttttcttatcattcatttgtttgtttactgtggacatatataaattagatgcggacattacgtgaaattaaaggggtccctttgtttcccataaagttttaagtcataatgtattgtttgtcatataagaaacttcgggctctcgaattaaggtttatttttgaatggccttagtagcagtgtgatagcgttgactcggctcggagagttggcgaattggcgattcattcgccgagttagcggatcggataccaagttatcagttagtttagtggccgagttgattaggaagaacatttgaatttcgaaattgtaataaaaatgtacatgatattcacaactattttttaccatagtttgtcaaaggactgtctcatttcaaacatagagagaatcatcatactatctttgacttacactagtactagcacccaaaagaacaggatgaatatagttttttgtttttatttactgacaaattggtttgaccgactatacctatttctggttcctattgtcatgtcctgtcctattcaacgtcaatatcataatatattatgtatattataaaccaactgctcaatattacacgtatacatattgaatatacaataaggtaagtgacctcaccttattgtatattccgtgtcggccgtatatgcctatatacggcccacgttaaattaaaatgttttttttttaataaacaggatatgaagtatgaaaaactcactcaaataggtatcttatttttgaagtttcttcattataccaaaatagttataaaaatattacgatactcttggaaaatataccttttataaaagtcctattgtgggccttattgaacactagcagggtattacttaatcccgcaaaaaataatcattttgacagtagacaataacagattttattgtttttaacttaagagttatacatatacaaataacaatatttggtacttcacaacaagaggatatttataataagttaaaaataattcttttgggccttattaactaaagatataaaaattgtctagtttacgcgaaaatagtaggtaactaaagtcactaaacataaatctttattattattatgttttaacatctggcggcacggcagtgcccccgccaagacgagcaaagcgcaagggcactatctacagtatctaccttttctcgaagcgcttcgtcgttttttggaaccctcataacttggggttggattatactagataaacaaagttctcggacttattaagcatatcaattgcatagctcttatactttagattttattcatatctaaaaacttcgatttcgtcactgactcactcacttgatgattatcaatacctttagggtacttcctgaagtcctctaagaagctgaaatttgatatgtaagatagttttagtacacaaacaacaaataaattcaaaaacttgaattttttaatccctaaggggatgatgagggggtttaatcttgtatggggaatcaataatcgctgaacagatttagttgaaatttggtatgtagataggtattgttatggggaaggatatagaatagatttcaacctcaaagtttacccttacggggtgaaggcagatttcaaccccaaagtttacccttacggggtgaagggtttatatggggaatcagtaagaagtacattgtgtaacagttgcccccagatacttatttcaggatttttaatagtaaatcacccccaaccctttaaattaggggatggaagattgtcataagcaacttacaaaaagaagtgaaatcccaccaaaaacattttgatgtaaaatgttgcccagatgaaaccataaggctcgcactgtcaaaaagttatcagatctcttgccaagcttctaactctacaagccctaacttcactagctctacaccttagtcaaagtatgtggctcggccgtttcgtttctacaagaactattgtatgtataataaaaaaaaccgcccaagtgcaagtcggactcgcgttccaagggttccgtacattacacaatttttaacaatatgtttttttagtgaaaagtgagtaaaatgtccgtagggatcggatcaaaaactaagtacttaagtccgactcacgccacagattatacaatagttcttacgaacagatacttatctctcaaacaaaacgcaaatacctaccgttttgatacctacacaaaaatacaatggagtgaccttcaacgcgccgctccccgcaccgcgcgcaccggcacaacgctagggttgctgacgcttggaaatgataaataaatacccacttaaacagaggagtgaaataaaaggaaagctaaatcttaaattatacctaatattccgattatgctttagtgtttgcgaaatagtcattttaaaaggtcatatgtccctgcagtaaccgcagtgtttacgccgttttataaaccgcgcaataatcccagcaagaattagttttaaaacttcgtgtaatttaaaaccagatagagattaatgttacatagtcttcttcttcttcttcgacctagcgttttcccggcctggcGCCAGGGACATCTTCATCTCCGTGACGTGAAGCTGCTGGACATGCCTTCCGAGGACAGGCCAGGTCTCGCTACCATATAGTAGGACTGGTCGGATGATGCTCTTGTACACAAGGCCCTTTAGCTTCACCGGTATCCTGGGGTCGCAGAGGACACCGGTTACTTCTCGCCATTTTGCCCAAGCAGCGCTAATTCGGGCTTGGACGTCGTGATCGATTTCACCCGATTCGTGCAGCACGGACCCAaggtatttgaatttattcgTTTTCACGACACAATCGTCTCCTACCTTTATGGGGTCGGGGTCCGTGCCGCCACATGCCATGTACTCGGTCTTCGCAACATTTAGTTTCAGACCGCCGTTCTCTAGCGCACCCTTCCATTGGTTCACTTTATGCTCCAGTTTCTGTtaattaatgttacatagtaaagaaaaataatagaaaccccatgaataaatgtaattaattataagttaaccagagcaaaaatgagtaggcactttccggtgtaaacttactgtcgttaaaataaacatttaccaaaataaattaaaaatttactacctatttcaaatagatagatatctaaatctatacatttgtcacacatattaaacattacatgtttaattaaagaaattcaatagtagataggtacctactacccgcgcgattcgaactttaagatatcgcgccgttagacattcactagatatgaaatagtaaagatatgtgacgttccacggcaaaaggtagcttatggcggctggcgcttacgcttattattatcgccactccaatattcagtcggggctacggtaccttttgccgtggaacgtcacatatctttactatttcttatctagtgcatctctaattcatttcccgaatcccgccatacgtgtaactatcgtaaaacaatttttacgccgcactgtcaatacagtgcggcgcgcggtgacgtgcgtacgtgagcgcgtgtggcaaccaactggcttgcttttctaccgtgaacgggagcagattcgtaggtattaatccgagctcgcgcagagagttccataggcctgctcacgcttagctccacatttctaataggttttcctgtcatctataggtaaagagctaatatgtgtatttttttcataataaaaagacccagtagtttcggagataagggtaatgttaattttttgcctgttttcttaaataacttctaaactatttattttaaaattatgaaaaaaatatatttgagattctaattctaaaatgagccccttcatttgatatataacaaagatatagttttttttcttctatttatcattcatctcaaaagtgacccctttatttaaatttatattacatatttactttacatgtatgtctttgggttatagacaaatttcaacttattagtccagtagtttcggagcaaataggctgtgacagacggacagccagacacacgagtgatcctataagggttcagttttattccttttgaggtacggaaccctaaaaataatgattataataagtttttcaccttatgcccatgtggcggtagcaaaacagccaagccacatattttgactaaggtgtagagttagtgaaggggcttgtagagtttgaagcttggctcgacaagagatctgataactttttaacagtgccagtcttaggcttatggtttcttcttagcaacattttacatgaaaatgtttttggtggaataattttttacagtataaatatttattcgtaacagttagtattatcttttaacatgatttttactgtacatctgggccctatttcaccaacgtgacaggtgcgacatttgtcgacatcactgttactgacgtcacaggcctttataggctacggtaaccgcttaccatcagacgagcggtgtggttgtttgccaccaaccagtgttgggcgtaattaattactcgtgtaatttaattacatgtaattaaaatgtttgtaatttaattacatgtaattaaaatgtttgtaatttaattacatgtaattaatttttctgtgtaatttgcaattgtgattacattaattagtaattaaattactcaattacttttcatttacctttttaataatatgcaaataagaacaaatttacttgtagtaattataaaaacttttatgaattccattatacgctggataacgttataacatattttttatccctggaatcatacctttacagggtactatgtgacaaaccacgttgaatatggcggttggcgcttacgtcgcgtagcaccgcattagtattggggcgccggtaataatgacgtaagcgccgacctaaggtgcctttcgggttggactgtagcaaagggggggctgggacttggacaattgtcacaagaaatacgacagttttcacgaaattccgacacagaactcatttactgtcaagaattaccgaaagttctttgaaatcttgtgtcaattgtcatcattatcatcataaacatcacaagaaagatacctgttttttgccgatataataaagtttttttttaataatacaatgatagtgacaaacaggaataaggcccgtccgatggtaagctataaccgtagcccatggatgcctgtgacgtcagcaacaatgtcacgttggtgaaatagggccctggtgctacattacgacaccggtgctataataagcacattaaaacactccctttggccgtgttttaaaattcgtcattcgttgcaaaaatttctatttttcgcacttctatcgtaaataactacctatgtattaataaaaaaagttacctatataagtaagtagttactgcctttaaaaagtataagtgtctaaatgttattagactttttgattctttaaaacgtctttaggtcaataaagcaagtgaaaaattattagagttagaccaagaaaagtctgcagcgatttggacaacccacgcagtgaaggtgttatttataagtcataatttcatagaagtttcttcaaatcggccttattaatgagagattaaaaatattcaaaattatcttaaaatattttaatctattatttcatctcatacgttcaataaggcccgggactggacctttttacctgcactgaaagtggatcttcttagcaacaagtacaaattcaaaataatagggagcaactgctatttttgaatgctgggccttgttacccgccgggcctcatatgcctgcacctcacctaccttatttatttgttttacaaggggaaaatttgttgattaatcgtgctaatattgatacccaaacaagcgaaacattctaaaattgaaccacaagcgtagcgagtggttcgtaaagttgaacctcgagcgtagtgaaggtttcaagggacgagggttaaataaaattttcactgcatcagctcgtaaaggccctcttgattgttcgaaacggataagaagagtggcatttaatttgatgcaaattttgagttgtttccgtaggtatactcgtaaagctcagttggttggtaaaattgactttaaaatgataaatattgaataacgttagtttgaaattgatttaaatgataaagtaaatattatcggagatatatatatcggatatcgctcttaaacaaaaaatatatgtcgctagtcatttataacctaaaagcgccaaattacgcaaaattatattgaaatgacacctgtctattgaatttgaagaatacttactttaacaagggtggttatctgtatgacaatgcacctaaaataattttcaaatgtatctattatttctatacttaacacgataacgaattctacgtaaaccaaaccgcgggcaatccctagtacatatagaaataaataagtgtaggtaagtttccattagtgtacctactattaacaatataactatttaccattgataataattttataaacgttttgcgtattttttacgggcgctaatcgctagcccgccaccgtcgatcgctgcctcctgccatggcgcacagcgcggcgcgcgaaaacgccgcgcgtttgaaatgtaactcaatataagcgcggaatgcatacttacgtatcagtatttagtgtcgccgtgattttatatttctaatattttgtgtgggaactaagatctttattatgaccgtgtaatattaactctacaaactttaattaaatattggctatactgcttaaccagaaatcaatatctagacaagcacattgtctacatttctaactttttacaagtatactaagttgatagataatatcgtaattttacaatatcagctactttaattctttattgacaaagtaattcgtgtttttacgttcaccagaaagcagctgttccagatttctaaaaaccgaatactgtgaataaattaaagtgttattgaacatgttgcagttttttgtaactttaattttatatttacatagttatttagcaaaattgaaatatttaaatatggccgaacgctccacctataattttctaatattttacataaatgttatttaacatgcatgcaataacatatcaaaaaagaaaaaactttaatgttatcaaaacccatttttgttccaccgctggtctattAATACTGTAAACAATACGTCGCTTGCTTTCTTATGTTCTAATAAGGAAGATGGAGATCCTTTTTTGGATTCTGTCGGCTTGGTAAGTTTAAATGTGATCAGTTTTAAATtgcattttataaaataagaaaagtgGATTGTTAGATTATTAGATCAGTTCTGTCGCTTGCTTCGCGGATTTGTGTCGGTCGATCAGGGAACTTGCAATTACGTTTGAATTTGACTTGTGTGTTTGTGTGAGTTTCTCGTGTCTGGTGTGCCGAAGAGGTGAGTTTTAATAGTAATAGTGCTTTGTTCTGTTTTGGTgtacaatgttttcttttcctgatactaatattttaaaattttgaccTTGGTCTTGAAATACTGTGTAGGGTTCCGTGTATACTGGGTCCATGTTATCTCTATcttccttttttttattaatattaagtctcctactttttattttatatatttttttaatatttt is from Cydia splendana unplaced genomic scaffold, ilCydSple1.2 scaffold_80_ctg1, whole genome shotgun sequence and encodes:
- the LOC134805911 gene encoding uncharacterized protein LOC134805911, coding for MADDKGEFIKAAREIYQLDETGSESDEEEPTPRIDEQTKLEHKVNQWKGALENGGLKLNVAKTEYMACGGTDPDPIKVGDDCVVKTNKFKYLGSVLHESGEIDHDVQARISAAWAKWREVTGVLCDPRIPVKLKGLVYKSIIRPVLLYGSETWPVLGRHVQQLHVTEMKMSLAPGRENARSKKKKKTM